Proteins encoded together in one Polaribacter reichenbachii window:
- a CDS encoding phytoene desaturase family protein, which translates to MDKSVHIIGSGFSALAASCYLAKQGYNVKVLEKNNTLGGRARQYKKDGFTFDLGPSWYWMPDVFERFFADFGKKPSDYYTLDKLSPGYEVYFGKNDSITISDRLEEIYDLFEKEERGSSKHLKSFLDSAKANYNTAIKDLVYKPGVSPLELVNTTTIARVTQFFSTIRKQVRKNIKNKKLIQILEFPVLFLGAKPSNTPAFYNFMNYADFGLGTWHPRGGMYKVIEGMVTLARSLGVHFELNANVEKILVDDQKKVKGLLVNGKQVDTNLVLSGADYHHTETLLDTNLRQYSESYWSKKTFAPSSLLFYVGFDKKIKNASHHTLFFDSDFDAHAEEIYDNPKWPTNPLFYANFTSMTDKTSAPEGKEAGFFLIPLAPGIKDTEELREAYFHKIMDRFEQLTNQEVKKHVLFNRSFCVKDFEKEYNSYKGNAYGMANTLLQTAFLRPKIKSSKVKNLYFTGQLTVPGPGVPPALISGKIASDLIIKNQQ; encoded by the coding sequence ATGGATAAAAGTGTACATATTATAGGTTCTGGTTTTTCTGCTTTAGCGGCTTCTTGTTATTTGGCAAAACAAGGTTATAATGTAAAGGTTTTAGAAAAAAATAATACATTAGGTGGTAGAGCAAGACAATATAAAAAGGATGGTTTTACTTTCGATTTAGGTCCTTCTTGGTATTGGATGCCAGATGTTTTTGAACGTTTTTTTGCTGATTTTGGTAAAAAGCCTTCAGATTATTACACCTTAGATAAGTTAAGTCCGGGTTACGAAGTATATTTTGGTAAAAACGATTCCATAACAATTTCTGATCGTTTAGAAGAAATTTATGATTTGTTCGAAAAAGAAGAAAGAGGAAGTAGTAAACATTTAAAAAGTTTTTTAGATTCTGCCAAAGCAAATTACAATACTGCTATAAAAGATTTAGTCTATAAACCTGGAGTTTCGCCTTTAGAACTAGTAAATACAACTACAATTGCAAGAGTAACTCAGTTTTTTTCTACCATTAGAAAACAAGTTAGAAAGAATATAAAAAATAAAAAGTTAATTCAAATTTTAGAATTCCCAGTTTTATTTTTAGGGGCAAAACCAAGCAATACTCCAGCATTCTATAATTTTATGAATTATGCAGATTTTGGTTTAGGAACTTGGCACCCAAGAGGAGGGATGTACAAAGTTATTGAAGGAATGGTAACCTTAGCTAGGAGTTTAGGTGTTCATTTTGAGTTGAATGCAAACGTAGAAAAGATTTTGGTTGATGATCAAAAAAAGGTAAAAGGATTATTGGTTAACGGAAAACAGGTTGATACAAATTTGGTGTTAAGTGGTGCAGATTATCATCATACAGAAACATTATTAGATACTAATTTAAGACAATATTCAGAATCTTATTGGTCTAAAAAAACATTTGCACCCTCTTCATTATTATTTTATGTTGGTTTTGATAAGAAAATAAAAAATGCAAGTCATCATACATTATTTTTTGATTCTGATTTTGATGCACATGCAGAAGAAATTTACGACAATCCAAAATGGCCTACAAATCCTTTATTTTATGCCAATTTTACTTCGATGACAGATAAAACTTCTGCACCAGAAGGTAAAGAAGCCGGCTTTTTCTTAATTCCTTTAGCACCGGGTATAAAAGATACAGAAGAATTAAGAGAAGCGTATTTTCATAAAATAATGGACAGATTTGAGCAATTAACAAACCAAGAAGTTAAAAAACACGTATTGTTTAATAGGTCTTTTTGTGTAAAAGATTTCGAGAAAGAATACAACTCATATAAAGGTAATGCTTATGGTATGGCAAATACATTATTACAAACTGCATTTTTAAGGCCAAAAATTAAAAGTAGTAAAGTAAAAAATTTGTATTTTACAGGACAGTTAACTGTGCCAGGTCCAGGTGTACCTCCTGCATTAATATCAGGAAAAATAGCATCAGACTTAATCATCAAAAATCAACAGTAA
- a CDS encoding RNA polymerase sigma factor, which produces MQKDLEIKFLSDFETNQNIAHKICRVYTTNRDAHNDLFQEITIQLWKNYPKFRGDSKFSTWMYRVALNTAISLYRKSTRTVKTQDISDFAYKIKATDYDDTEEKQLGALYKAIHRLNDIDKALIFLYLEDKPYKEISETLGITSVNARVKMNRAKEKLKNILNP; this is translated from the coding sequence GTGCAGAAAGATTTAGAGATTAAATTTTTATCGGACTTTGAGACAAACCAAAATATAGCACATAAAATTTGTAGAGTATATACTACAAATAGAGATGCTCATAATGACTTGTTTCAAGAAATAACAATTCAACTTTGGAAAAACTATCCGAAGTTTAGAGGAGATTCTAAATTTAGTACTTGGATGTATAGAGTGGCTTTAAACACCGCTATTTCTTTGTATAGAAAATCGACTAGAACAGTAAAAACACAAGATATTAGCGATTTTGCGTATAAAATTAAAGCTACAGATTATGATGATACAGAAGAAAAACAACTAGGTGCTTTGTATAAAGCCATACACAGATTAAATGATATTGATAAAGCGCTTATTTTCTTATACCTAGAAGATAAACCTTATAAAGAAATATCTGAAACATTAGGAATTACCTCTGTAAATGCAAGAGTAAAGATGAACAGAGCTAAAGAAAAATTAAAAAATATACTAAACCCATAG
- a CDS encoding alpha/beta hydrolase: MRKLFTLLFLLLMMNTSFSQSKIINLWDTIPNTKPTEEQETTTIDGIKRIALVKEPTLEVFLPAKKNISDKAVIICPGGGYRILSYDWEGTDVAKWFNSKGITAFVLKSRLPTSKSLIVRHEAPLQDAQRAIRLVRNNAEEWGIHPDKIGIMGFSAGGHLAASLGTLFSESNNFKEQPLDTISAKPNFMMLIYPVISMQDKYTHKGSQNNLLGTNASETLKTKYSNELQVTKNTPPTFLVHSADDKAVPVANSLEFYKALNDKGIKAEMHIYPTGGHGYSFAIGKGRLATWPDRLYEWLQSL; the protein is encoded by the coding sequence ATGAGAAAATTATTTACACTTCTTTTTTTATTACTAATGATGAATACTAGCTTTTCTCAATCTAAAATTATTAATCTTTGGGATACAATACCCAACACTAAACCTACTGAAGAACAAGAGACCACTACAATAGACGGAATTAAAAGAATTGCTTTAGTTAAAGAACCAACTTTAGAAGTTTTTTTACCTGCTAAAAAAAATATCTCTGACAAAGCTGTTATTATTTGTCCTGGAGGTGGCTATCGAATTTTATCTTATGATTGGGAAGGTACAGATGTTGCCAAATGGTTTAACAGCAAAGGAATTACAGCTTTTGTTTTAAAATCTAGATTACCAACTTCTAAATCTTTAATTGTTCGTCATGAAGCACCTTTGCAAGATGCTCAAAGAGCCATAAGGTTGGTAAGAAATAATGCTGAAGAATGGGGAATACATCCTGATAAAATAGGAATTATGGGCTTTTCTGCGGGTGGACATTTAGCAGCTAGTTTAGGCACTTTATTTAGTGAGTCTAACAATTTTAAAGAACAACCTTTAGATACAATCTCTGCAAAGCCTAATTTTATGATGCTGATTTACCCTGTTATTTCTATGCAGGACAAATACACGCACAAAGGTTCTCAAAATAATTTATTAGGTACAAACGCTAGCGAAACTTTAAAAACTAAATATTCTAATGAGTTACAAGTTACCAAAAATACACCACCCACTTTTTTAGTGCATTCTGCTGATGATAAGGCAGTACCTGTAGCAAATAGTTTAGAATTTTATAAAGCTTTAAATGATAAAGGCATTAAAGCTGAAATGCATATTTATCCAACAGGAGGCCATGGCTATTCTTTTGCTATTGGCAAAGGAAGATTAGCAACATGGCCAGATAGATTGTATGAATGGTTACAAAGTTTGTAA
- a CDS encoding sterol desaturase family protein, with the protein MFVLITLGVFLLMEGITWCTHKYVMHGFGWFLHEDHHEPGYPHVFEKNDAFFIVFAIPSMALFYFGTYTAHTYLFFIGLGILFYGIAYFLVHDVLIHQRFKWFKRTNNRYLKGLRKAHKIHHKNMGKEDSQCFGMLFVPFKYFKKPKA; encoded by the coding sequence ATGTTTGTTTTAATCACTTTAGGAGTTTTTTTATTGATGGAAGGCATAACTTGGTGTACTCATAAATATGTAATGCACGGCTTTGGTTGGTTTTTACATGAAGATCATCATGAACCTGGTTATCCTCATGTATTTGAAAAAAATGATGCCTTTTTTATTGTTTTTGCAATACCAAGTATGGCTTTATTTTATTTTGGTACATATACAGCTCACACTTATTTGTTTTTTATAGGTTTAGGAATTTTATTTTACGGAATTGCCTATTTTTTAGTTCATGATGTTTTAATCCATCAACGTTTTAAATGGTTTAAAAGAACAAATAACAGATATTTAAAAGGATTAAGAAAAGCACATAAAATTCATCATAAAAATATGGGAAAAGAAGACAGCCAATGTTTTGGAATGTTGTTTGTGCCATTTAAATATTTTAAAAAACCTAAAGCTTAG
- a CDS encoding 3-ketoacyl-ACP reductase gives MSTLKSKKAIITGGSKGLGKATAIAFAKEGIDVAITGRTESVLKETVAELETYGVKATYAAFDVGDYDDVKTNIKTIIDTLGGVDILVNNAGIAAIGSFMDMEVATWSKIIQTNVMGMYYVTKEVLPHLIEKNEGDIINVSSTAGLNGNANISAYSASKFAVIGLSESLMKEVRKLNIRVNTLTPSTIESDLTIDLGMLEKGSDHVLQPEDFAELILAGLKLPRRAMLKGASLWSTNP, from the coding sequence ATGAGTACTTTAAAAAGTAAAAAAGCGATAATTACTGGTGGTAGTAAAGGTTTAGGAAAAGCAACTGCTATAGCATTTGCAAAAGAAGGAATTGATGTTGCAATTACTGGTAGAACAGAAAGTGTTTTAAAAGAAACTGTAGCTGAATTGGAAACTTACGGAGTTAAGGCAACTTACGCTGCTTTTGATGTAGGTGATTATGATGATGTAAAAACTAATATTAAAACGATTATAGACACTTTAGGAGGTGTAGATATTTTGGTAAATAATGCAGGTATTGCAGCAATAGGTTCTTTTATGGATATGGAAGTTGCAACTTGGAGCAAAATTATACAAACCAATGTTATGGGGATGTATTATGTTACCAAAGAGGTTTTACCACATTTAATTGAGAAAAACGAAGGTGATATTATTAATGTATCTTCTACAGCAGGTTTAAACGGAAATGCAAATATTTCTGCTTATAGTGCTTCTAAATTTGCAGTAATAGGTTTATCAGAATCTTTAATGAAAGAAGTTCGCAAGCTCAATATTAGAGTAAATACATTAACACCAAGTACCATAGAATCTGATTTAACCATCGATTTAGGAATGTTAGAAAAAGGTTCAGATCACGTTTTACAACCTGAAGATTTTGCAGAATTAATTTTAGCGGGTTTAAAATTACCAAGAAGAGCTATGTTAAAAGGCGCTTCTTTATGGTCTACAAATCCTTAA
- a CDS encoding GDSL-type esterase/lipase family protein, translating into MFWYHDDVVRLENEIEGLEYKPKMVFYGSSTFTLWNDLTTVFKDYNPINLGFGGSTLAACTWYFDRVFKNIEDIDSIVIYAGDNDLGDGRHPEEVYLYLENLIAKIRAKYGNIECAVISIKPSIARFHLLSSIRYTNTIVKNLTTKDDNLHFIDIYNKFLDQNGNPDTIFFEADGLHFNALGYELIVNTLKTNSEIFPQKILEEI; encoded by the coding sequence ATGTTTTGGTACCATGATGATGTAGTACGTTTGGAAAATGAAATTGAAGGGTTAGAATATAAGCCAAAAATGGTTTTTTATGGTAGTTCTACATTTACTTTATGGAACGATTTAACAACAGTTTTTAAGGATTACAATCCTATAAATTTAGGTTTTGGAGGTTCTACTCTAGCCGCTTGTACTTGGTATTTTGATCGTGTTTTTAAAAATATAGAAGATATAGATTCCATAGTAATTTACGCTGGTGATAATGATTTAGGTGATGGTAGACACCCGGAAGAAGTATATTTATATTTAGAAAATTTAATAGCAAAAATTAGAGCTAAATATGGCAATATAGAATGTGCTGTAATTTCTATAAAACCTAGTATTGCTCGTTTTCATTTGTTAAGTAGTATTCGTTATACAAATACAATTGTTAAAAACTTAACAACTAAAGATGATAATTTACACTTTATAGATATCTATAATAAATTCTTGGACCAAAATGGAAATCCCGATACTATATTTTTCGAAGCAGATGGATTACATTTTAATGCTTTAGGTTACGAATTGATAGTAAACACTTTAAAAACTAATTCAGAAATATTTCCTCAGAAAATTCTTGAAGAAATATAG
- a CDS encoding phytoene/squalene synthase family protein → MKELFDNVSNKCSKIVTKSYSTSFSLAVNMLSPKIRVDIYNIYGFVRFADEIVDTFHNYNKEELMAHFERDYYMAKEQGISLNPILNSFQQTVKRYNIPDEMVQAFLKSMKADLHKTQYQTKAEYDEYIYGSADVVGLMCLKVFVDGNEDQYENLKDAAMRLGSAFQKVNFLRDLKDDYEVLNRSYFPNVDLGQLNAISKQIIIDEIEADFDYAYTNGILKLPVEAKFGVYMAYRYYRRLLKKLKAVPSEKIMDTRIRISDPMKINLLARSYVKYKLNII, encoded by the coding sequence ATGAAAGAATTATTCGACAACGTTTCTAACAAATGCAGTAAAATTGTTACCAAAAGTTATAGTACTTCATTTTCTTTAGCTGTAAATATGTTATCGCCCAAAATTAGGGTAGATATTTATAATATTTACGGTTTTGTACGTTTTGCTGATGAAATTGTAGATACCTTCCATAATTACAATAAAGAAGAATTAATGGCGCATTTTGAGCGCGATTATTATATGGCAAAAGAACAAGGTATTAGTTTAAATCCGATTTTAAATTCTTTTCAGCAAACTGTAAAAAGGTATAATATCCCTGATGAAATGGTTCAAGCTTTCTTAAAAAGTATGAAAGCAGATTTACATAAAACACAATACCAAACAAAAGCAGAGTACGATGAATATATTTATGGTTCTGCAGATGTTGTAGGTTTAATGTGTTTAAAAGTTTTTGTTGATGGTAATGAAGATCAATACGAAAATTTAAAAGATGCAGCAATGCGTTTGGGTTCTGCTTTTCAAAAAGTAAATTTCTTACGAGATTTAAAAGATGATTACGAGGTTTTAAATCGTTCGTATTTTCCGAATGTAGATTTAGGGCAGTTAAATGCCATTTCTAAACAAATTATTATCGATGAAATAGAGGCCGATTTTGATTATGCATATACAAACGGAATTTTAAAATTACCTGTAGAAGCAAAATTCGGAGTTTATATGGCTTATAGGTATTACAGAAGGTTACTAAAGAAATTAAAAGCAGTACCTTCAGAAAAAATTATGGATACAAGAATCCGTATTTCAGACCCAATGAAAATAAATTTGTTGGCTAGGAGTTATGTAAAATATAAATTGAATATTATTTAA
- a CDS encoding MerR family transcriptional regulator, with protein MNNIKQDFTIKDLENISGIKAHTIRIWEKRYNLLQPKRTDTNIRYYSPENLTKLLNIVLLNKNNFKISKIAAMSEDDITTKSRELAFNIAINDEAINALKVAMFQFDKILFNNTYNKLLHKKTFREIFKDIFIPFLDHIGLLWQTETLLPAHEHFISNLIAQKIQTNTEKLQYSISNTNKTYVLFLPENEIHELGLLYLNYELVLRGHHTIYLGQSLPLNNLNYFLESEREVCFISSFTIQPYDDKIEGYFNQIEEVMKDTKNQFIAVGRKVDKVKHLQLIDNIQLHYSISDLLKVL; from the coding sequence TTGAACAATATTAAACAAGATTTTACTATTAAAGACCTTGAAAATATTTCAGGAATAAAAGCGCATACCATAAGAATTTGGGAAAAGCGTTACAATTTATTGCAACCAAAAAGAACAGATACCAACATAAGATATTATTCTCCAGAGAACTTAACTAAGCTTTTAAATATTGTTTTATTAAACAAAAATAATTTTAAGATTTCTAAAATTGCAGCAATGTCAGAAGATGATATTACTACAAAATCTAGAGAATTAGCCTTTAATATTGCTATAAATGATGAAGCCATAAATGCTTTAAAAGTAGCTATGTTTCAGTTTGATAAAATTCTATTTAATAATACGTACAACAAGCTTTTGCATAAAAAAACGTTTAGAGAAATCTTTAAAGATATTTTCATTCCGTTTTTAGACCACATTGGTTTATTGTGGCAAACCGAAACTTTATTGCCAGCTCACGAACATTTTATATCAAATTTAATTGCACAAAAAATTCAGACGAATACAGAAAAATTACAATACAGTATTAGCAACACCAATAAAACTTATGTGTTGTTTTTGCCAGAAAATGAAATACACGAATTAGGTTTATTGTATTTAAATTACGAATTAGTACTTAGAGGGCATCACACAATATACTTAGGGCAGAGTTTACCTTTAAATAATCTAAATTATTTCTTAGAAAGTGAGCGTGAAGTTTGTTTTATATCATCCTTTACAATTCAGCCTTATGACGATAAAATAGAGGGCTATTTTAATCAGATAGAAGAGGTTATGAAAGATACCAAAAATCAATTTATTGCTGTTGGTAGAAAGGTAGATAAAGTAAAACATCTACAATTAATAGATAATATCCAATTACACTATTCAATATCAGATTTGTTAAAGGTCTTATAA
- a CDS encoding Dabb family protein, with amino-acid sequence MNYIKTYFLVFVLFLSQVLLSQNTDNLMLYRQDFKNTAGKNTVSVTSYVKNGAHYIFAGGIGDIDVYQLDEKGILTPISNHELHMKKGPARGMVADNINGTDFLFVANKFGNVIETFKILENGSLERVSLVEDTEDTHLGTAITLQVVHMKNDAYLFIGGLEENPGLSSFKIHNDGKLTHVKSMKDNDKIHTDGIIGMFTHKINGKTFLYTGGFQDNGVSSFRIYDNGKFKNINNISDNDTDRYLTGAYPVTGVGLGDNKYVIVGHRHHKYYKRKGFIKKTDFLYHGDAVSIFKVDKKGALVPHFVLKDDEKTKLIGQTRIEVVSVENNEAVLAVGTRNDASIQLLKLSEAGVLSPINYLETGFEIYYGLRAHQINGQNFLIAGAFNWGLQKIATYKVDAKINRKGKVLRHMVNLKYKEDATEKQVNDAVKAFVDLKNKIPEIVDLEWGLNDSTEGHTKGLTHCFTLTFNDENAREVYLFHKEHQKMVKKIGPIISDVLVLDYWTK; translated from the coding sequence ATGAATTATATCAAAACATATTTTCTAGTATTTGTCTTGTTTTTATCGCAAGTTTTATTATCGCAAAATACAGATAATTTAATGTTGTACAGACAAGATTTTAAAAATACTGCAGGTAAAAATACGGTTTCTGTTACTAGTTATGTAAAAAATGGAGCACATTACATTTTTGCAGGTGGAATAGGAGATATTGATGTTTATCAATTAGACGAAAAAGGAATTTTAACCCCAATTAGCAATCACGAATTGCATATGAAAAAGGGACCAGCAAGAGGTATGGTTGCAGACAATATTAATGGTACAGATTTTCTTTTTGTGGCTAATAAATTTGGTAACGTAATTGAAACTTTTAAAATTCTAGAAAATGGAAGTTTAGAGCGAGTTTCTTTGGTAGAAGACACAGAGGATACGCATTTAGGAACTGCAATTACTTTGCAAGTTGTACATATGAAAAATGATGCTTACTTGTTTATTGGCGGTTTAGAAGAAAACCCTGGGTTAAGTAGTTTTAAAATTCATAATGATGGTAAGTTAACCCACGTAAAGTCTATGAAAGACAACGATAAAATTCACACAGATGGAATTATTGGAATGTTTACACACAAAATTAATGGAAAAACTTTTTTATACACAGGTGGTTTTCAAGATAATGGGGTAAGTAGTTTTAGGATTTACGATAATGGTAAGTTTAAAAACATCAATAATATTAGTGATAATGATACAGATCGTTATTTAACAGGTGCTTATCCTGTAACTGGAGTAGGTTTAGGCGATAATAAATATGTAATTGTTGGGCACAGACATCATAAATATTACAAAAGAAAAGGATTCATTAAAAAAACAGATTTTCTATATCATGGAGATGCTGTAAGTATTTTTAAGGTTGATAAAAAAGGTGCATTAGTTCCGCATTTTGTTTTAAAGGATGATGAAAAAACAAAACTGATTGGTCAAACTAGAATAGAAGTAGTTTCTGTAGAAAACAACGAAGCAGTTTTGGCTGTAGGTACTAGAAATGACGCAAGTATTCAATTATTAAAATTATCAGAAGCAGGTGTTTTAAGTCCGATAAATTATTTAGAAACCGGTTTTGAAATTTATTACGGATTAAGAGCGCATCAAATTAATGGACAAAATTTCTTAATTGCAGGTGCTTTTAATTGGGGTTTACAAAAAATAGCGACTTATAAAGTTGATGCTAAAATCAATAGAAAAGGTAAGGTTTTAAGACATATGGTAAATCTAAAATATAAAGAGGATGCTACTGAAAAACAAGTTAACGATGCTGTAAAAGCTTTTGTAGATCTTAAAAATAAAATTCCTGAAATTGTAGATTTAGAATGGGGTTTAAATGATAGTACAGAAGGCCATACAAAAGGATTAACACATTGTTTTACCTTAACTTTTAATGATGAAAATGCTAGAGAGGTATATCTTTTTCATAAAGAACATCAAAAAATGGTAAAAAAAATAGGTCCAATTATTTCAGATGTTTTAGTTTTGGATTATTGGACAAAATAA
- a CDS encoding esterase family protein, with amino-acid sequence MEREYHKWFSPNLEKEMELLVFGHSGAKVLFFPPRMGRFYDYENWRVIKSLEDKINNGDLQIFCVDSVDLESFYNSFSHPGYRIYRHIQYEKYVLEEVLPLANLINNNPNIISAGCSLGAYHAVNVAMRHPHLFCKVLGMSGRYDLTKSKGYFRDLLSGFHNDFVYFNMPNQYLKNLDDISLIEQLDKMDIILTIGKEDSFLESNYTLSNILNEKGISHQLFEWDDEAHKARYWREMVKIYL; translated from the coding sequence ATGGAAAGAGAATATCATAAGTGGTTTAGTCCTAATCTTGAAAAAGAGATGGAATTATTAGTCTTTGGGCATTCAGGTGCCAAAGTACTTTTTTTCCCTCCTAGAATGGGTCGTTTTTATGATTATGAAAACTGGAGAGTTATTAAATCTTTAGAAGATAAAATTAATAATGGCGATCTCCAAATCTTCTGTGTAGATAGTGTTGATTTAGAATCTTTTTACAATAGTTTTTCTCATCCAGGATATCGTATTTATAGACATATTCAATATGAAAAATATGTACTTGAAGAAGTTTTACCACTTGCCAATTTAATTAACAACAACCCCAATATTATTTCTGCTGGCTGCAGTTTAGGTGCTTATCATGCTGTGAATGTTGCTATGCGTCATCCACATTTATTTTGTAAAGTATTAGGTATGAGTGGTCGTTACGATTTAACTAAATCTAAAGGCTATTTTAGAGATTTATTAAGTGGTTTTCATAATGATTTCGTTTATTTTAATATGCCAAATCAATATTTAAAAAATCTTGATGATATTAGTCTAATTGAGCAATTAGACAAAATGGATATTATTTTAACCATTGGTAAAGAAGATTCTTTTCTTGAAAGCAATTATACTTTATCTAATATCCTTAATGAAAAAGGCATCTCACATCAATTATTTGAGTGGGATGATGAAGCTCATAAAGCCAGATATTGGAGAGAAATGGTAAAAATATACCTATAG
- a CDS encoding lycopene cyclase domain-containing protein, whose amino-acid sequence MFLYLLLNLGSFSIPFAYSFEKNMRFIKHWKAVFLSLTIVATIFLIWDAIFTANGVWGFNPDYHINLLLFGMPIEEWLFFFCIPYASIFIHYSLAYFKPDLLISEKITKGITLFFMVILVPVIFMNTDKAYTFVNYLFLEFVLLIGFFFGLKYLQRFYIAFLIILVPFFIVNGILTGTGIEEPVVWYNNAENLGIRLLTIPIEDIGYAFTMLFGNVFLIEKFKKKI is encoded by the coding sequence GTGTTTTTATACCTGCTTTTAAATCTTGGATCTTTTAGTATTCCTTTTGCATATTCTTTCGAAAAAAATATGCGATTCATAAAACATTGGAAAGCAGTTTTCTTATCATTAACCATAGTAGCAACCATTTTTTTAATTTGGGATGCTATTTTTACTGCAAACGGAGTTTGGGGTTTTAATCCTGATTATCACATTAATTTATTACTCTTTGGAATGCCGATAGAAGAATGGCTTTTCTTTTTTTGCATTCCTTATGCAAGTATTTTTATTCATTATTCTTTAGCTTATTTTAAACCTGATTTATTAATATCTGAAAAAATTACAAAAGGAATTACACTTTTTTTTATGGTAATTTTAGTTCCGGTAATTTTTATGAATACAGATAAAGCTTACACATTTGTAAATTATCTATTTTTAGAATTTGTTTTGCTGATAGGTTTTTTCTTCGGATTAAAATATTTACAAAGATTTTACATCGCTTTCTTAATAATCTTAGTTCCTTTTTTTATTGTAAACGGAATTCTGACAGGTACAGGCATAGAAGAACCTGTAGTTTGGTACAATAATGCAGAAAATTTAGGTATTCGACTTTTAACCATACCAATAGAAGATATTGGTTACGCATTCACTATGCTTTTTGGTAATGTTTTTCTGATAGAAAAGTTTAAGAAAAAAATTTAA
- a CDS encoding GlcG/HbpS family heme-binding protein, with protein MNLLKKLKIAIFTVILILISNTAFTQITNDISHEDALKVLLAAKKKAEETNVLVNIAVVDAGANLKAFIRMDESFLGSIDVAIKKAKTARYFDIDTGKLGELTQPGGIIYNIEHSNGGLITFPGGYPIKNKNGKIIGAIGVSGGTIDQDRAIAIFGAESII; from the coding sequence ATGAACCTTTTAAAAAAATTAAAAATTGCAATTTTTACCGTAATTTTAATACTGATTTCAAACACTGCTTTTACACAGATTACAAACGATATTTCGCATGAAGATGCTTTAAAAGTATTGTTAGCAGCAAAGAAAAAAGCAGAAGAAACTAATGTTTTAGTAAATATTGCTGTTGTTGATGCTGGTGCCAATTTAAAAGCATTTATTAGAATGGATGAATCTTTTTTAGGGAGTATAGATGTTGCCATTAAAAAAGCAAAAACAGCTAGATATTTTGATATAGATACAGGAAAATTAGGCGAATTAACACAACCTGGTGGAATTATTTATAATATTGAACATTCTAATGGAGGTTTAATAACTTTTCCTGGTGGCTATCCTATCAAAAATAAAAATGGAAAAATTATTGGTGCAATTGGTGTTAGTGGTGGTACAATAGATCAAGATAGAGCAATTGCAATTTTTGGAGCAGAATCAATCATCTAA